One genomic segment of Kocuria rhizophila DC2201 includes these proteins:
- a CDS encoding AbiV family abortive infection protein, translated as MGEPQVEEVSADFARRWWKSLMANAVALVEDAHALADRGSAGRAQALLVLAMEEVAKARWLYEAAEWEWSAPLSLYGVQPHEPGLVRVPDGLRTTRAPHAEKLQVAEQFASGLGGFWDPDRRIEYYQLPDLETFHGLARQRNLDKQAGFYVDRAADRISSPLDIPAGGIVEQIRRAAKVVQMHLIQDHTRQQDASVPSRIDSAEDLHWTILPYSDPEFFTEEPPGVGVEATEE; from the coding sequence ATGGGCGAGCCGCAGGTTGAAGAGGTCAGCGCAGACTTCGCGCGCCGATGGTGGAAGTCCCTGATGGCGAACGCGGTGGCGCTTGTGGAGGATGCCCACGCCCTGGCGGACCGGGGCAGTGCCGGCCGGGCTCAGGCGCTCCTGGTGCTCGCGATGGAGGAAGTGGCGAAGGCACGCTGGCTTTACGAGGCCGCCGAGTGGGAGTGGAGTGCACCTTTGAGCCTCTACGGGGTGCAGCCTCACGAACCTGGCCTGGTTCGGGTTCCGGACGGCCTACGCACCACCCGCGCACCACATGCAGAAAAGCTGCAGGTGGCGGAGCAGTTTGCGTCAGGTCTGGGTGGCTTCTGGGACCCAGACCGTCGGATCGAGTACTACCAGTTGCCGGACTTGGAGACGTTCCATGGGTTGGCGCGGCAGCGGAACCTCGACAAGCAGGCTGGCTTCTATGTCGACCGTGCAGCCGACCGGATCTCCTCGCCGCTGGACATACCCGCCGGGGGGATCGTGGAGCAGATTCGTCGAGCGGCCAAGGTAGTTCAGATGCATCTGATCCAGGACCACACCCGCCAACAAGACGCCTCCGTTCCTAGCCGGATCGACTCGGCGGAGGATCTCCACTGGACGATCCTTCCCTACTCGGACCCCGAGTTCTTCACCGAGGAGCCGCCCGGCGTGGGCGTCGAAGCCACCGAAGAGTAG
- a CDS encoding IS481-like element ISKrh1 family transposase: protein MTRGHHANAALTPRHRLKVARLVVDDGWPISEVAARFQVSWPTVKRWVDRYLVGESMQDRSSRPRTSPNKTPKSVTKRCVSLRMRLREGPVQLASRLDIAPSTVHRILTTARLNRLSYVDRATGEPVRRYEHPHPGSLVHVDVKKVGNIPDGGGWRYVGRRQGEKNRAATPGKPRNQYGGPKLGYAFVHTVIDDHSRVAYTEVHDDETAVTAVAVLRRAVQWFAGHGVTIERVLSDNGGAYRSHLWRDTCHGLSITPKRTCPYRPQTNGKVERFHRTMADGWAYARCYTSEQERRDALEPWLGHYNEVRPHTACGNQPPLTKLRAAGYSSVASTPTPGGSSVKNSGSE, encoded by the coding sequence ATGACACGAGGACATCACGCCAACGCCGCTCTCACGCCCCGACACCGACTCAAGGTCGCCCGTCTCGTCGTCGACGACGGCTGGCCGATCAGTGAAGTCGCCGCGCGGTTCCAAGTGTCATGGCCGACCGTGAAGAGATGGGTCGACCGCTACCTGGTCGGCGAGTCCATGCAGGACCGGTCGTCGCGCCCGAGGACTTCGCCGAACAAGACCCCGAAGTCGGTGACGAAGCGCTGCGTGAGCCTTCGAATGCGACTGCGGGAAGGGCCCGTTCAGCTCGCTTCCCGACTCGACATCGCACCGTCCACCGTGCATCGCATCCTCACCACGGCGCGCCTGAACCGGTTGTCCTACGTGGACCGCGCCACCGGTGAGCCCGTCCGCCGGTACGAGCACCCTCACCCCGGGTCGCTGGTTCACGTGGACGTGAAGAAGGTCGGGAACATCCCTGACGGTGGCGGTTGGCGGTACGTCGGCCGCCGCCAAGGCGAGAAGAACCGCGCCGCCACGCCAGGCAAGCCGCGCAACCAGTACGGCGGCCCGAAACTCGGGTACGCGTTCGTCCACACCGTCATCGACGACCACTCCCGCGTCGCATACACCGAGGTCCACGACGACGAGACCGCCGTCACTGCCGTCGCCGTCCTTCGCCGGGCGGTGCAGTGGTTCGCCGGCCATGGCGTCACCATCGAGCGGGTGCTGTCGGACAACGGTGGGGCGTACCGCTCGCACCTGTGGCGCGACACCTGCCATGGCCTGTCGATCACGCCGAAACGGACCTGCCCGTACCGCCCGCAGACCAATGGGAAGGTGGAGCGCTTCCACCGGACGATGGCCGACGGGTGGGCCTACGCCCGCTGCTACACCAGCGAGCAAGAACGCCGCGACGCGCTCGAGCCGTGGCTGGGGCACTACAACGAAGTGCGACCGCATACCGCGTGCGGTAACCAGCCGCCACTCACCAAACTCAGAGCGGCTGGCTACTCTTCGGTGGCTTCGACGCCCACGCCGGGCGGCTCCTCGGTGAAGAACTCGGGGTCCGAGTAG